A window from Hemicordylus capensis ecotype Gifberg chromosome 2, rHemCap1.1.pri, whole genome shotgun sequence encodes these proteins:
- the RGP1 gene encoding RAB6A-GEF complex partner protein 2 isoform X1, producing the protein MIEVSAALLRGAVFLAGEALECLVTLRNPLPPDATSASSEMLAWASAQVHCQLHASESRVALPPSEDGRQDVQAESETVFVPNRGERGQCVLSTPPKILFCDLRLDPGESKTYAYREMLPVDGPPSFRGQAVKYVYKLTVGCQRVGSPIKLLRVPFRVLVLHGLKDYQLPQDEAVAPSNPFLEEEEERGAKKDSRLADLATELLMVATSRRSLHLYNISNSRGKVATLCLFKTVYKLGEDVVGTFSFSEGDIPCLQYLVSLQTEERVQEAFRRQRGQPASYSTHARQREACLHTARTSFSLPVPLSTAPGFSTNIVSLKWRLHFEFVTSGGAVEMAVAASEGPAEAVSWTGVEQVEVDTFSWDLPIKVLPTNPLLASYVSQFPSSNALTI; encoded by the exons ATGATCGAGGTCTCGGCGGCGCTGCTGCGGGGCGCCGTCTTCCTGGCCGGGGAGGCCCTCGAGTGCCTCGTCACCCTCCGCAACCCGCTGCCGCCCGACGCCACCTCCGCCTCCAG cgaGATGCTGGCCTGGGCCAGCGCCCAGGTCCACTGCCAGCTGCACGCCAGCGAGAGCCGGGTGGCGCTGCCCCCTTCGGAGGACGGCAGGCAGGACGTCCAGGCCGAGAGCGAGACCGTCTTTGTCCCCAACCGAG GGGAGCGGGGCCAGTGTGTCCTCTCGACGCCCCCCAAGATCCTCTTCTGCGACTTGCGGCTGGATCCTGGCGAGTCCAAAACCT ACGCGTACCGCGAGATGCTGCCGGTGGACGGGCCGCCCTCCTTCCGGGGCCAGGCGGTGAAGTATGTCTACAAGCTGACGGTGGGCTGCCAGCGCGTCGGCTCCCCCATCAAGCTCCTCCGCGTCCCCTTCCGGGTGCTGGTGCTGCACG GCCTCAAGGACTACCAGCTCCCCCAGGATGAAGCGGTGGCCCCTTCCAACCccttcttggaggaggaggaggagcggggggcCAAGAAGGACTCCCGGCTGGCCGACTTGGCCACTGAGCTGCTGATGGTGGCCACTTCCCGGCGGAGCCTGC ACCTGTACAACATCAGCAACTCCCGCGGCAAGGTGGCCACCTTGTGCCTCTTCAAGACCGTCTACAAGCTGGGGGAGGACGTGGTGGGGACCTTCAGCTTTTCCGAGGGGGACATCCCGTGCCTGCAG TACCTGGTGAGCCTGCAGACGGAGGAGCGGGTCCAGGAGGCCTTCCGGCGCCAGCGGGGGCAGCCGGCCTCCTACAGCACCCACGCCCGCCAGCGGGAGGCCTGCCTGCACACCGCCCGGACCAGCTTCAGCCTGCCCGTCCCCCTCAGCACCGCCCCCGGATTCAGCACCAACATCG tgtCTCTCAAGTGGAGGCTGCACTTTGAGTTTGTGACCTCCGGAGGAGCCGTGGAGATGGCCGTGGCGGCCTCGGAGGGCCCGGCAGAGGCCGTCAGCTGGACCGGGGTGGAGCAGGTGGAGGTGGACACCTTCAGCTGGGACCTGCCCATCAAAGTGCTGCCCACCAACCCCCTCCTGGCCTCCTACGTCTCCCAGTTCCCCAGCTCCAACGCCCTCACCATCTGA
- the RGP1 gene encoding RAB6A-GEF complex partner protein 2 isoform X2 → MVPPPKPPKGQPAGGEAAAAGSEMLAWASAQVHCQLHASESRVALPPSEDGRQDVQAESETVFVPNRGERGQCVLSTPPKILFCDLRLDPGESKTYAYREMLPVDGPPSFRGQAVKYVYKLTVGCQRVGSPIKLLRVPFRVLVLHGLKDYQLPQDEAVAPSNPFLEEEEERGAKKDSRLADLATELLMVATSRRSLHLYNISNSRGKVATLCLFKTVYKLGEDVVGTFSFSEGDIPCLQYLVSLQTEERVQEAFRRQRGQPASYSTHARQREACLHTARTSFSLPVPLSTAPGFSTNIVSLKWRLHFEFVTSGGAVEMAVAASEGPAEAVSWTGVEQVEVDTFSWDLPIKVLPTNPLLASYVSQFPSSNALTI, encoded by the exons ATGGTCCCTCCCCCGAAGCCCCCCAAGGGGCAGCctgcaggaggagaagcagccgcgGCGGGCAG cgaGATGCTGGCCTGGGCCAGCGCCCAGGTCCACTGCCAGCTGCACGCCAGCGAGAGCCGGGTGGCGCTGCCCCCTTCGGAGGACGGCAGGCAGGACGTCCAGGCCGAGAGCGAGACCGTCTTTGTCCCCAACCGAG GGGAGCGGGGCCAGTGTGTCCTCTCGACGCCCCCCAAGATCCTCTTCTGCGACTTGCGGCTGGATCCTGGCGAGTCCAAAACCT ACGCGTACCGCGAGATGCTGCCGGTGGACGGGCCGCCCTCCTTCCGGGGCCAGGCGGTGAAGTATGTCTACAAGCTGACGGTGGGCTGCCAGCGCGTCGGCTCCCCCATCAAGCTCCTCCGCGTCCCCTTCCGGGTGCTGGTGCTGCACG GCCTCAAGGACTACCAGCTCCCCCAGGATGAAGCGGTGGCCCCTTCCAACCccttcttggaggaggaggaggagcggggggcCAAGAAGGACTCCCGGCTGGCCGACTTGGCCACTGAGCTGCTGATGGTGGCCACTTCCCGGCGGAGCCTGC ACCTGTACAACATCAGCAACTCCCGCGGCAAGGTGGCCACCTTGTGCCTCTTCAAGACCGTCTACAAGCTGGGGGAGGACGTGGTGGGGACCTTCAGCTTTTCCGAGGGGGACATCCCGTGCCTGCAG TACCTGGTGAGCCTGCAGACGGAGGAGCGGGTCCAGGAGGCCTTCCGGCGCCAGCGGGGGCAGCCGGCCTCCTACAGCACCCACGCCCGCCAGCGGGAGGCCTGCCTGCACACCGCCCGGACCAGCTTCAGCCTGCCCGTCCCCCTCAGCACCGCCCCCGGATTCAGCACCAACATCG tgtCTCTCAAGTGGAGGCTGCACTTTGAGTTTGTGACCTCCGGAGGAGCCGTGGAGATGGCCGTGGCGGCCTCGGAGGGCCCGGCAGAGGCCGTCAGCTGGACCGGGGTGGAGCAGGTGGAGGTGGACACCTTCAGCTGGGACCTGCCCATCAAAGTGCTGCCCACCAACCCCCTCCTGGCCTCCTACGTCTCCCAGTTCCCCAGCTCCAACGCCCTCACCATCTGA
- the RGP1 gene encoding RAB6A-GEF complex partner protein 2 isoform X3, producing the protein MKGRFFSTRVFREMLAWASAQVHCQLHASESRVALPPSEDGRQDVQAESETVFVPNRGERGQCVLSTPPKILFCDLRLDPGESKTYAYREMLPVDGPPSFRGQAVKYVYKLTVGCQRVGSPIKLLRVPFRVLVLHGLKDYQLPQDEAVAPSNPFLEEEEERGAKKDSRLADLATELLMVATSRRSLHLYNISNSRGKVATLCLFKTVYKLGEDVVGTFSFSEGDIPCLQYLVSLQTEERVQEAFRRQRGQPASYSTHARQREACLHTARTSFSLPVPLSTAPGFSTNIVSLKWRLHFEFVTSGGAVEMAVAASEGPAEAVSWTGVEQVEVDTFSWDLPIKVLPTNPLLASYVSQFPSSNALTI; encoded by the exons ATGAAGGGGCGCTTCTTCTCCACGCGGGTCTTCCG cgaGATGCTGGCCTGGGCCAGCGCCCAGGTCCACTGCCAGCTGCACGCCAGCGAGAGCCGGGTGGCGCTGCCCCCTTCGGAGGACGGCAGGCAGGACGTCCAGGCCGAGAGCGAGACCGTCTTTGTCCCCAACCGAG GGGAGCGGGGCCAGTGTGTCCTCTCGACGCCCCCCAAGATCCTCTTCTGCGACTTGCGGCTGGATCCTGGCGAGTCCAAAACCT ACGCGTACCGCGAGATGCTGCCGGTGGACGGGCCGCCCTCCTTCCGGGGCCAGGCGGTGAAGTATGTCTACAAGCTGACGGTGGGCTGCCAGCGCGTCGGCTCCCCCATCAAGCTCCTCCGCGTCCCCTTCCGGGTGCTGGTGCTGCACG GCCTCAAGGACTACCAGCTCCCCCAGGATGAAGCGGTGGCCCCTTCCAACCccttcttggaggaggaggaggagcggggggcCAAGAAGGACTCCCGGCTGGCCGACTTGGCCACTGAGCTGCTGATGGTGGCCACTTCCCGGCGGAGCCTGC ACCTGTACAACATCAGCAACTCCCGCGGCAAGGTGGCCACCTTGTGCCTCTTCAAGACCGTCTACAAGCTGGGGGAGGACGTGGTGGGGACCTTCAGCTTTTCCGAGGGGGACATCCCGTGCCTGCAG TACCTGGTGAGCCTGCAGACGGAGGAGCGGGTCCAGGAGGCCTTCCGGCGCCAGCGGGGGCAGCCGGCCTCCTACAGCACCCACGCCCGCCAGCGGGAGGCCTGCCTGCACACCGCCCGGACCAGCTTCAGCCTGCCCGTCCCCCTCAGCACCGCCCCCGGATTCAGCACCAACATCG tgtCTCTCAAGTGGAGGCTGCACTTTGAGTTTGTGACCTCCGGAGGAGCCGTGGAGATGGCCGTGGCGGCCTCGGAGGGCCCGGCAGAGGCCGTCAGCTGGACCGGGGTGGAGCAGGTGGAGGTGGACACCTTCAGCTGGGACCTGCCCATCAAAGTGCTGCCCACCAACCCCCTCCTGGCCTCCTACGTCTCCCAGTTCCCCAGCTCCAACGCCCTCACCATCTGA